Within Amycolatopsis sp. cg5, the genomic segment TTTCACCTGCTACGTCCACCCCGAGATCGAGTTCTTCCTGCTGTCGAACCTGCCCGACGACGGCTCCGAGCCCGAGCCCGCCGACAACGGCGGCTATTTCGACCAGGCCAGCCACGCCACCGCGACGCACTTCCGGCGTCACGCGATCGAGACGCTCGAAGCCATGGGCATCTCGGTCGAGTTCAGCCACCACGAAGGCGCGCCGGGGCAGCAGGAGATCGACCTCCGGTACGCCGACGCGCTGACCATGGCCGACAACGTGATGACGTTCCGTTACGTCGTCAAGGAGGTCGCGCTGACGCAAGGCGTCCGCGCGACGTTCATGCCGAAGCCGTTCACCGACCAGCCCGGCTCGGGTATGCACACCCACGTGAGCCTGTTCGAAGGCGATCGCAACGCGTTCTACGACGCTGAGGATCCTTACGAGCTTTCCGAAACGGGCAAGGCCTTCGTAGCCGGTCTGCTGACCCACGCCAAAGAGATCTCCGCGGTCACCAACCAGTGGGTGAACTCCTACAAACGCCTGATCAGCGGTGGTGAGGCACCGACGACCGTGTCGTGGGGCCGCTCGAACCGCTCCGCGCTCGTCCGCGTGCCGATGTATTCGCCAGGCAAGGCGTCCTCGCGCCGGGTGGAGATCCGCACGCTGGATTCGGCGTGCAACCCGTACCTCGCGTACTCGGTGATCCTCGCGGCCGGGCTCAAGGGCATCGAAAAGGGCTACGAGCTCCCGCCGCCTGCCGAGGACAACATCTGGCAGTTGTCGGACGCCGAGCGCCGCGCCGCCGGTTACTCCCAGCTACCGCAGAACC encodes:
- the glnA gene encoding type I glutamate--ammonia ligase: MDRQQEFVLRTLEERDIRFVRLWFTDVLGFLKSVAVAPAELEGAFTEGIGFDGSAIEGFARVAESDMVAKPDPATFQVLPWETPDGGPYSARMFCDITMPDGSPSWADPRHVLRRQLSKAAEAGFTCYVHPEIEFFLLSNLPDDGSEPEPADNGGYFDQASHATATHFRRHAIETLEAMGISVEFSHHEGAPGQQEIDLRYADALTMADNVMTFRYVVKEVALTQGVRATFMPKPFTDQPGSGMHTHVSLFEGDRNAFYDAEDPYELSETGKAFVAGLLTHAKEISAVTNQWVNSYKRLISGGEAPTTVSWGRSNRSALVRVPMYSPGKASSRRVEIRTLDSACNPYLAYSVILAAGLKGIEKGYELPPPAEDNIWQLSDAERRAAGYSQLPQNLGEALSEMEKSELLPEALGEHVYDFFLRNKRVEWDNYRSAVTPYELRTLLPVL